The Brenneria rubrifaciens genome has a window encoding:
- the carB gene encoding carbamoyl-phosphate synthase large subunit, which produces MPKRTDIKSILILGAGPIVIGQACEFDYSGAQACKALREEGYRVILVNSNPATIMTDPEMADATYIEPIHWEVVRKIIEKERPDAVLPTMGGQTALNCALELERQGVLAEFGVTMIGATADAIDKAEDRQRFDKAMKKIGLDTARSGIAHNMEEALAVAADVGFPCIIRPSFTMGGTGGGIAYNREEFEEICERGLDLSPTKELLIDESLIGWKEYEMEVVRDRNDNCIIVCSIENFDAMGIHTGDSITVAPAQTLTDKEYQIMRNASMAVLREIGVETGGSNVQFSVNPKNGRLIVIEMNPRVSRSSALASKATGFPIAKIAAKLAVGYTLDELMNDITGGRTPASFEPSIDYVVTKIPRFNFEKFAGSNDRLTTQMKSVGEVMAIGRTQQESLQKALRGLEVGATGFDPRVGLDDPEALTKIRRELKDAGAERIWYIADAFRAGMSIDGVFNLTNIDRWFLVQIEELVRLEEQVAEKGAAALDADFLRLLKRKGFADARLAKLAGVAESEIRKLRDRFDLHPVYKRVDTCAAEFSTDTAYMYSTYEDECEANPNQDRDKIMVLGGGPNRIGQGIEFDYCCVHASLALREDGYETIMVNCNPETVSTDYDTSDRLYFEPVTLEDVLEIVRIEKPKGVIVQYGGQTPLKLARALEAAGVPVVGTSPDAIDRAEDRERFQQAVNRLGLKQPANATVTAIEQAVEKARDIGYPLVVRPSYVLGGRAMEIVYDEIDLRRYFQTAVSVSNDAPVLLDRFLDDAIEVDVDAVCDGERVLIGGIMEHIEQAGVHSGDSACSLPAYTLSKEIQDVMRQQVEKLAFELGVRGLMNAQFAVKNDEVYLIEVNPRAARTVPFVSKATGVPLAKVAARVMVGQTLAEQGVTQEVIPPYYSVKEVVLPFNKFPGVDPLLGPEMRSTGEVMGVGRTFAEAFAKAMLGSNSQMKKNGRALLSVREGDKARVVDLAAKLIRFGFELDATHGTAIELGEAGINPRLVNKVHEGRPHIQDRIKNGEYTYIVNTTAGRQAIEDSKLIRRSALQYKVHYDTTMNGGFATAMSLNADPTEKVTSVQEMHALIKSC; this is translated from the coding sequence ATGCCAAAACGTACAGATATTAAAAGCATCCTGATCCTCGGCGCCGGTCCGATTGTTATCGGGCAGGCGTGTGAATTTGACTACTCAGGCGCGCAGGCGTGTAAAGCGCTGCGTGAAGAGGGCTACCGCGTCATTCTGGTGAACTCCAATCCGGCCACCATTATGACCGACCCGGAAATGGCCGATGCGACCTATATTGAGCCGATTCACTGGGAAGTCGTGCGCAAAATCATTGAGAAAGAGCGCCCGGACGCGGTACTGCCGACCATGGGCGGCCAGACGGCGCTGAACTGTGCGCTGGAACTGGAGCGTCAGGGCGTGTTGGCCGAATTCGGCGTCACGATGATTGGCGCGACCGCCGATGCGATTGATAAAGCGGAAGATCGTCAGCGCTTTGATAAAGCGATGAAGAAAATTGGTCTGGATACGGCGCGTTCCGGTATCGCACATAATATGGAGGAAGCGCTGGCTGTGGCGGCGGACGTGGGTTTCCCCTGCATTATTCGTCCTTCCTTTACCATGGGCGGCACCGGCGGCGGTATCGCCTATAACCGTGAAGAGTTTGAAGAAATCTGCGAACGCGGTCTGGATCTTTCCCCGACGAAAGAACTGCTGATCGACGAATCTCTGATTGGTTGGAAAGAGTATGAGATGGAAGTGGTTCGCGACAGGAACGACAACTGCATCATCGTCTGCTCCATCGAAAACTTCGATGCGATGGGTATTCACACCGGCGACTCCATCACCGTAGCCCCGGCGCAAACCCTGACCGACAAAGAATATCAAATCATGCGTAACGCTTCGATGGCGGTACTGCGTGAGATTGGCGTGGAAACCGGCGGTTCCAACGTGCAGTTCTCGGTTAACCCGAAGAACGGCCGTCTGATTGTCATCGAAATGAACCCGCGTGTTTCCCGCTCTTCGGCGTTGGCATCCAAAGCGACCGGGTTTCCGATCGCGAAAATCGCCGCCAAGCTAGCGGTGGGTTACACGCTTGACGAACTGATGAATGATATTACCGGCGGTCGTACGCCAGCGTCCTTCGAGCCGTCCATTGACTATGTCGTCACCAAGATCCCGCGCTTCAATTTCGAGAAGTTCGCTGGTTCAAACGATCGCCTGACCACGCAGATGAAATCCGTCGGTGAAGTCATGGCGATTGGCCGCACGCAGCAGGAGTCATTACAGAAAGCGCTACGCGGCCTGGAAGTCGGCGCTACCGGCTTTGATCCGAGAGTCGGACTGGACGATCCCGAAGCGTTGACCAAAATTCGTCGTGAGCTGAAAGACGCCGGCGCCGAGCGTATCTGGTATATCGCCGATGCGTTTCGTGCGGGAATGTCCATTGATGGCGTATTCAACCTCACGAATATCGATCGCTGGTTCCTGGTTCAGATTGAAGAACTGGTTCGTCTGGAAGAACAGGTGGCGGAAAAAGGCGCTGCCGCGCTGGATGCCGACTTCCTGCGGCTGCTGAAGCGTAAAGGCTTTGCCGACGCGCGTCTGGCGAAACTGGCGGGCGTGGCGGAAAGCGAAATCCGCAAGTTGCGGGACAGGTTCGATCTGCATCCGGTTTATAAACGTGTCGACACCTGTGCGGCGGAATTCTCAACCGATACCGCCTATATGTATTCCACTTATGAAGATGAGTGTGAAGCCAATCCGAATCAGGATCGCGACAAAATTATGGTGTTGGGCGGCGGTCCAAACCGTATCGGTCAGGGCATTGAATTCGATTACTGCTGCGTACACGCTTCGCTGGCGCTGCGTGAAGACGGTTATGAAACCATTATGGTCAACTGTAACCCTGAAACGGTTTCTACCGATTACGACACCTCCGATCGTCTGTACTTTGAACCGGTGACGTTGGAGGACGTGCTGGAAATCGTCCGTATCGAAAAACCGAAAGGCGTGATCGTTCAGTACGGCGGTCAGACGCCGTTGAAGCTGGCGCGAGCCCTGGAAGCCGCAGGCGTTCCGGTGGTTGGCACCAGCCCGGACGCCATTGACCGCGCTGAAGACCGCGAGCGTTTCCAACAGGCGGTAAACCGTCTGGGGCTGAAACAGCCGGCGAACGCCACCGTAACGGCGATTGAGCAGGCCGTGGAAAAAGCGCGCGATATCGGTTATCCGTTGGTGGTGCGTCCTTCATATGTGCTGGGCGGCCGCGCAATGGAGATCGTCTATGACGAAATCGACCTGCGCCGTTACTTCCAGACCGCCGTCAGCGTTTCCAACGATGCGCCGGTATTGCTGGATCGCTTCCTTGATGATGCTATCGAAGTCGACGTGGATGCCGTCTGTGATGGTGAGCGCGTATTGATCGGCGGCATTATGGAACACATCGAGCAGGCAGGCGTCCACTCCGGTGACTCGGCCTGTTCTCTGCCGGCTTATACGCTGAGCAAGGAAATTCAGGATGTGATGCGTCAGCAGGTTGAAAAGCTGGCGTTCGAGCTTGGCGTTCGCGGACTGATGAACGCGCAGTTCGCGGTGAAAAATGATGAAGTTTATCTGATTGAGGTTAACCCGCGTGCGGCGCGTACCGTCCCGTTTGTCTCTAAAGCCACTGGTGTTCCGTTGGCGAAAGTGGCTGCCCGCGTGATGGTCGGACAAACGCTGGCTGAGCAGGGCGTTACCCAGGAAGTCATCCCGCCGTATTACTCAGTGAAAGAAGTGGTACTGCCGTTCAATAAATTCCCTGGCGTTGACCCGCTTCTGGGACCGGAGATGCGTTCTACCGGTGAAGTGATGGGCGTGGGGCGCACCTTTGCGGAAGCCTTTGCCAAAGCGATGCTGGGCAGCAATTCGCAGATGAAAAAAAATGGGCGTGCGCTGTTGTCAGTGCGTGAAGGCGACAAAGCTCGCGTGGTGGATTTGGCCGCTAAGCTGATAAGGTTCGGTTTTGAGCTTGATGCGACGCACGGCACGGCGATTGAGCTGGGTGAAGCCGGCATTAATCCTCGTCTGGTAAACAAGGTTCATGAAGGACGTCCACACATTCAGGATCGCATCAAAAACGGTGAATACACCTATATTGTCAACACCACGGCAGGTCGTCAGGCGATTGAAGATTCCAAACTGATTCGCCGTAGCGCGTTGCAGTATAAGGTTCACTACGATACGACCATGAACGGCGGTTTCGCCACCGCGATGTCGTTAAACGCCGATCCTACCGAGAAAGTGACCTCGGTGCAGGAAATGCACGCGTTGATCAAAAGTTGCTAA
- the ileS gene encoding isoleucine--tRNA ligase: protein MSDYKTTLNLPETGFPMRGDLAKREPDMLKRWYEQDLYGVIRNAKKGKKTFILHDGPPYANGSIHIGHSVNKILKDIIVKSKGLSGYDSPYVPGWDCHGLPIELKVEQLIGKPGEKVSAAEFRAECRKYAAEQVEGQKKDFIRLGVLGDWTHPYLTMDFQTEANIIRALGRIIENGHLHKGAKPVHWCADCGSALAEAEVEYYDKTSPSIDVAFGAIDAAAVCAKFGVSQVEGPLSLVIWTTTPWTLPANRAIALNSEFIYHLVQIEGQALILAADLVESVMKRLGVAHWQVLGECKGSDLELLRFQHPFMGFDVPVILGEHVTLDAGTGAVHTAPGHGPEDYVIGQQYGLEIANPVGPNGCYLTGTYPELDGKFVFKANDIVVEILREKGALLHIEKLLHSYPCCWRHKTPIIFRATPQWFVSMDQKGLRRQSLSEIKGVQWIPDWGQARIEAMVANRPDWCISRQRTWGVPMSLFVHKETEELHPRTGELIEAVAKRVEQDGIQAWWDLDPADVLGADAEHYVKVPDTLDVWFDSGSTHASVVGVRPEFNGHAADMYLEGSDQHRGWFMSSLMISTAIKGKAPYRQVLTHGFTVDGQGRKMSKSIGNTVSPQDVMDKLGADILRLWIGSTDYSGEIAVSDEILKRSADAYRRIRNTARFLLANLNGFDPKLHSVKPDEMVVLDRWAVGCAKAAQEEIIEAYESYDFHRVVQRLMQFCSIEMGSFYLDIIKDRQYTAKGDSVARRSCQTALYHISEALVRWMAPILSFTADEIWNYLPGERAQYVFTEEWYDGLFGLDSAETMNDVFWADILKVRSEVNKVIEQARNDKRVGGSLEAAVTLYADANLAGRLNRLHQELHFALLTSKALVERYENAPVEAQDTELSGLKIALNKAEGNKCPRCWHYESDIGTHADHPDICGRCATNVGGNGEERKFV from the coding sequence ATGAGTGATTATAAGACTACCCTGAATTTGCCGGAAACAGGGTTCCCGATGCGTGGCGATTTGGCCAAGCGTGAACCTGACATGCTGAAACGCTGGTATGAGCAGGATCTGTACGGGGTTATTCGTAATGCCAAAAAAGGTAAAAAAACCTTCATTCTGCATGATGGTCCTCCGTATGCGAATGGCAGCATTCACATTGGTCACTCGGTTAACAAGATTCTTAAAGATATTATCGTCAAGTCTAAAGGTCTATCCGGCTACGACTCTCCTTACGTACCGGGCTGGGACTGCCATGGCTTGCCTATCGAACTGAAAGTCGAACAACTGATCGGTAAGCCGGGAGAGAAGGTGAGTGCGGCGGAGTTCCGCGCCGAGTGCCGTAAATATGCCGCCGAACAGGTCGAGGGTCAGAAAAAAGACTTTATTCGCCTGGGCGTGTTGGGTGACTGGACGCATCCTTATCTGACGATGGATTTTCAGACTGAAGCGAACATTATCCGTGCGCTGGGCCGTATCATTGAAAACGGCCACCTGCATAAAGGCGCGAAGCCGGTTCACTGGTGTGCCGACTGTGGTTCTGCGCTGGCCGAAGCAGAGGTGGAATATTACGATAAGACCTCTCCTTCCATTGATGTGGCGTTTGGCGCCATTGATGCCGCTGCGGTTTGTGCAAAATTCGGCGTGAGTCAGGTCGAAGGGCCGCTTTCGCTGGTTATCTGGACCACCACGCCGTGGACACTGCCCGCGAACCGTGCGATCGCGCTGAATTCAGAATTTATTTATCACCTGGTGCAAATCGAAGGACAAGCGCTGATTTTGGCCGCCGATCTGGTTGAGAGCGTCATGAAGCGTCTGGGTGTGGCGCATTGGCAGGTTCTAGGCGAATGCAAAGGCAGTGATCTGGAGCTGCTGCGCTTTCAGCATCCGTTTATGGGCTTTGATGTTCCGGTGATTCTGGGTGAACACGTCACGCTGGACGCGGGGACGGGGGCGGTGCATACCGCGCCGGGACATGGCCCGGAAGACTATGTTATCGGTCAGCAATATGGATTGGAAATCGCCAATCCGGTAGGGCCGAACGGCTGCTATCTGACCGGGACTTATCCTGAGCTGGACGGTAAGTTCGTCTTTAAAGCCAACGACATCGTTGTTGAAATTCTGCGTGAAAAAGGCGCTTTGCTGCATATTGAAAAACTGCTGCACAGCTACCCGTGCTGCTGGCGTCACAAAACGCCCATCATCTTCCGTGCGACGCCGCAGTGGTTTGTCAGCATGGATCAGAAAGGCCTGCGTCGGCAGTCGCTGTCTGAAATCAAAGGCGTGCAGTGGATTCCTGACTGGGGACAGGCGCGTATTGAAGCGATGGTGGCTAACCGTCCTGACTGGTGTATTTCCCGTCAGCGCACCTGGGGCGTACCGATGTCGCTGTTTGTTCACAAAGAAACGGAGGAACTGCACCCGCGTACCGGTGAACTGATTGAGGCCGTCGCCAAACGTGTTGAGCAGGACGGCATCCAGGCATGGTGGGATCTTGACCCGGCCGATGTGCTGGGGGCCGACGCCGAGCATTACGTCAAAGTCCCGGACACGCTGGATGTGTGGTTTGACTCCGGCTCGACGCATGCTTCCGTGGTGGGTGTGCGCCCTGAGTTTAACGGGCACGCGGCGGATATGTATCTTGAAGGTTCCGATCAGCATCGCGGTTGGTTCATGTCTTCACTGATGATTTCGACGGCGATCAAAGGCAAAGCTCCCTACCGTCAGGTGTTGACGCACGGTTTCACCGTTGATGGTCAGGGACGTAAAATGTCCAAGTCGATCGGCAATACCGTCAGCCCTCAGGACGTGATGGATAAGCTGGGCGCCGACATTCTGCGTTTATGGATCGGCTCAACCGATTACTCAGGCGAGATTGCGGTTTCCGATGAAATTCTGAAACGCTCCGCCGATGCCTATCGCCGTATTCGTAACACCGCGCGTTTCCTGTTGGCCAACCTGAACGGGTTCGACCCGAAGTTGCATAGCGTGAAACCTGACGAGATGGTGGTCTTGGATCGCTGGGCGGTTGGCTGCGCGAAAGCGGCGCAGGAAGAGATTATCGAAGCTTACGAGAGCTATGATTTCCACCGTGTCGTACAACGTCTGATGCAATTCTGCTCCATTGAAATGGGGTCGTTCTATCTGGACATCATCAAGGATCGTCAGTACACGGCAAAAGGCGATAGCGTTGCCCGCCGCAGTTGCCAGACGGCGCTGTATCATATTTCCGAAGCATTGGTTCGCTGGATGGCGCCGATCCTGTCGTTCACCGCGGACGAGATCTGGAACTACCTGCCGGGTGAGCGGGCTCAATATGTCTTTACCGAGGAGTGGTATGACGGCTTGTTCGGCCTGGATTCGGCTGAAACCATGAATGACGTTTTCTGGGCGGATATTCTGAAAGTGCGTAGCGAAGTAAACAAAGTGATTGAGCAGGCGCGTAATGACAAACGTGTCGGCGGATCGCTGGAAGCTGCCGTCACGTTATATGCCGATGCTAATCTGGCGGGTAGATTGAATCGATTACATCAGGAACTGCATTTTGCGCTGTTGACCTCGAAAGCGTTGGTTGAGCGGTATGAAAATGCGCCTGTCGAAGCGCAAGATACGGAACTCTCCGGCCTTAAAATTGCCTTAAACAAGGCGGAAGGGAACAAGTGTCCTCGCTGCTGGCACTATGAGTCAGATATCGGAACTCACGCCGATCATCCTGACATTTGTGGTCGCTGCGCAACTAACGTCGGCGGCAATGGAGAAGAGCGTAAATTTGTCTGA
- the fkpB gene encoding FKBP-type peptidyl-prolyl cis-trans isomerase, translated as MSETVQSNSEVRVHFILTLADGSAAESTRESGKPALFRLGDGSLSSELEKNLLGLKCGDRRQFTLSAESAFGLTNPDLIQFFLRRDFAETGVPDVGTIMLFSGIGGDDMPGIIREVAEESITVDFNHPLAGQAITFDLEVLAIAPSRQEVPHANFAG; from the coding sequence ATGTCTGAGACAGTACAAAGTAACAGCGAGGTGCGGGTGCACTTTATCCTGACGCTGGCGGATGGTTCTGCGGCGGAGTCCACCCGTGAAAGCGGTAAACCTGCGCTGTTCCGCCTGGGTGATGGCAGTTTGTCCAGTGAACTGGAAAAGAACCTACTGGGACTCAAGTGCGGCGACAGGCGTCAGTTCACACTATCGGCAGAATCCGCTTTTGGCCTGACGAATCCCGATCTGATTCAATTCTTTCTGCGTCGTGATTTTGCCGAAACCGGTGTGCCGGATGTGGGCACCATTATGTTGTTCAGCGGTATAGGCGGTGATGATATGCCAGGGATTATCCGTGAAGTGGCGGAGGAGTCCATCACGGTGGATTTCAACCACCCGCTGGCAGGTCAGGCTATTACGTTCGATCTGGAAGTATTGGCGATCGCCCCTTCTCGGCAGGAGGTTCCCCATGCAAATTTTGCTGGCTAA
- the carA gene encoding glutamine-hydrolyzing carbamoyl-phosphate synthase small subunit, translating into MIKSALLVLEDGTQFHGRAIGAQGTAVGEVVFNTSMTGYQEILTDPSYSRQIVTLTYPHIGNVGTNASDEESPSVHAQGLVIRDLPLIASNYRSEENLSDYLKRHNIVAIADIDTRKLTRLLREKGAQNGCIIAADAPDAALALEKAKAFPGLKGMDLAKEVTTADSYGWLQGSWTLEGELPVARQEAELPYHVVAYDYGVKRNILRLLVDRGCRLTVVPAQTSAEDVLKLNPDGIFLSNGPGDPEPCDYAIRAIKTYLETDIPVFGICLGHQLLALASGAQTIKMKLGHHGGNHPVKDLDNNRVMITAQNHGFAVDENNLPDTLRVTHISLFDHTVQGIHRTDKPAFSFQGHPEASPGPHDAAPFFDHFIELIQTYRSSAK; encoded by the coding sequence TTGATTAAGTCAGCGCTATTGGTTCTGGAAGACGGAACCCAATTCCACGGTCGGGCCATTGGGGCGCAAGGGACGGCAGTGGGGGAAGTGGTCTTCAATACGTCGATGACCGGTTATCAAGAAATCCTTACTGATCCTTCCTATTCTCGCCAGATAGTCACGCTCACTTATCCTCATATTGGTAATGTCGGCACAAATGCCAGCGACGAAGAATCTCCTTCCGTACATGCTCAGGGCCTTGTTATTCGCGACCTGCCGCTGATTGCCAGTAACTACCGCAGTGAAGAAAACCTGTCCGATTACCTCAAGCGCCATAACATTGTCGCCATCGCTGATATTGATACCCGCAAACTGACCCGTCTACTGCGAGAAAAAGGCGCCCAGAACGGCTGTATTATCGCGGCCGATGCGCCGGATGCGGCCCTGGCGCTGGAAAAAGCCAAAGCGTTTCCGGGTTTGAAAGGAATGGATTTGGCAAAAGAAGTGACGACGGCTGACAGCTATGGCTGGTTGCAGGGGAGTTGGACGCTGGAAGGTGAACTGCCCGTCGCCAGACAGGAAGCCGAGTTGCCTTACCATGTTGTCGCTTATGATTACGGTGTGAAGCGCAACATCCTGCGCCTGCTGGTGGACAGAGGCTGCCGTCTGACCGTCGTTCCGGCGCAAACCTCTGCGGAAGACGTATTGAAACTTAACCCGGATGGGATTTTCCTGTCCAACGGTCCGGGCGACCCAGAGCCTTGTGACTACGCTATCCGCGCGATTAAAACTTATTTGGAAACGGATATCCCGGTGTTTGGTATTTGTCTGGGTCACCAGTTGCTGGCATTGGCCAGCGGCGCACAGACGATAAAAATGAAGCTTGGTCACCACGGCGGCAATCATCCGGTGAAAGATCTGGATAACAACCGCGTGATGATCACCGCACAGAACCACGGTTTTGCCGTTGATGAAAATAATTTGCCCGACACGTTGCGTGTGACCCACATATCGCTGTTTGATCATACGGTACAGGGGATTCACCGTACCGATAAGCCGGCGTTCAGTTTCCAGGGGCACCCGGAGGCCAGCCCCGGCCCGCATGATGCGGCGCCCTTTTTCGACCACTTCATTGAATTGATTCAGACTTACCGTTCTTCAGCAAAATAA
- the lspA gene encoding signal peptidase II — MNKSICSSGLRWLWLVLVVFAIDFGSKQWILTHFALGDTQPLFPYLNLHYARNYGAAFSFLADKGGWQRWFFAGVAVAIVVALLVMMYRGSAQQKLNNIAYALIIGGALGNLFDRTWHGFVVDFIDFYVGDWHFATFNLADTAICIGAALIVLEGFFNPHGDTVKQKGH; from the coding sequence ATGAATAAATCGATCTGTTCGAGTGGATTGCGCTGGCTTTGGCTGGTGCTGGTTGTTTTCGCTATCGACTTTGGCAGCAAACAGTGGATTCTCACTCACTTTGCCCTGGGGGATACGCAGCCTCTGTTTCCTTATCTAAACCTGCACTATGCGCGGAATTATGGCGCGGCGTTCAGCTTTCTGGCGGATAAAGGCGGCTGGCAGCGCTGGTTCTTTGCGGGGGTCGCGGTGGCGATTGTGGTCGCTTTACTGGTGATGATGTATCGTGGCAGTGCGCAGCAAAAGTTAAATAACATTGCTTACGCACTGATTATCGGCGGTGCGTTAGGCAATCTGTTTGACCGGACATGGCATGGATTTGTGGTGGATTTCATCGACTTCTATGTGGGGGACTGGCATTTTGCCACCTTCAATCTGGCAGACACGGCCATTTGTATCGGCGCGGCTCTGATTGTGCTGGAAGGCTTTTTCAATCCGCATGGTGATACCGTCAAACAAAAAGGTCACTGA
- the dapB gene encoding 4-hydroxy-tetrahydrodipicolinate reductase, producing MKDSSIRIAIAGSGGRMGRQLIQAVAQTEGAVLGAALERAGSSLVGTDAGELAGLGNTGVVVSDSLDAVRDRFDILIDFTRPEGTLAHLAFCRQHRKSMIIGTTGFDEAGKAAIAQAAEDIGIVFAANFSVGVNVMLKLLEKAAKVMGDYTDIEIVEAHHRHKVDAPSGTALAMGEAIAGALGRDLKTCAVYAREGHTGERHPKSIGFATIRAGDIVGEHTAMFADIGERIEISHKASSRMTFANGAVRAAVWLSDIKSGLFDMRDVLSLDDL from the coding sequence ATGAAGGATTCATCCATCCGTATTGCGATTGCGGGCTCTGGCGGTCGTATGGGACGTCAGTTGATTCAGGCTGTCGCTCAAACCGAAGGCGCCGTATTGGGTGCCGCGCTGGAGCGAGCCGGGTCGTCTCTGGTCGGGACTGACGCAGGGGAACTGGCCGGGCTGGGCAACACGGGAGTGGTGGTCAGCGATAGTCTGGATGCTGTGCGCGATCGCTTTGATATTCTGATTGATTTCACTCGTCCCGAAGGCACACTGGCGCATTTGGCTTTTTGCCGTCAGCATCGTAAGTCCATGATTATTGGCACTACGGGATTCGATGAAGCAGGTAAAGCGGCGATTGCGCAGGCCGCTGAAGATATCGGCATCGTGTTCGCGGCCAACTTCAGCGTGGGGGTCAACGTCATGCTTAAGCTGTTGGAGAAAGCCGCCAAAGTCATGGGGGACTATACCGACATTGAGATCGTTGAAGCGCACCATCGGCACAAAGTGGATGCGCCTTCAGGGACGGCGCTGGCGATGGGCGAAGCGATTGCCGGTGCGTTGGGGCGCGATCTTAAAACGTGTGCAGTATATGCGCGGGAAGGCCATACCGGTGAACGCCATCCGAAAAGTATTGGTTTTGCCACTATTCGGGCGGGCGATATCGTTGGCGAGCATACGGCGATGTTTGCGGATATCGGCGAGCGCATCGAAATCTCCCATAAGGCTTCCAGTCGCATGACCTTTGCAAATGGCGCAGTGAGGGCGGCTGTTTGGCTGAGTGATATAAAAAGTGGTCTTTTTGATATGAGGGATGTGCTCTCGCTTGATGATTTATAG
- the ispH gene encoding 4-hydroxy-3-methylbut-2-enyl diphosphate reductase — MQILLANPRGFCAGVDRAISIVERALEIYGTPIYVRHEVVHNRYVVNGLRERGAIFIEQLNDVPDGSILIFSAHGVSQAVRAEAKSRDLTVFDATCPLVTKVHMEVARASRKGTEAILIGHAGHPEVEGTMGQYSNAEGGMYLVESPEDVWQLQVKDATNLCFMTQTTLSVDDTSAVIDALRARFPQIVGPRKDDICYATTNRQEAVRNLAEEADVVLVVGSRNSSNSNRLAELAQRAGKAAYLIDAAEDIQESWLIGVSRVGVTAGASAPDILVQQVIKRLQALGGRIAVEMQGREENIVFEVPKELRVEVKQVD, encoded by the coding sequence ATGCAAATTTTGCTGGCTAACCCACGTGGTTTCTGTGCTGGCGTCGATCGGGCTATCAGCATTGTCGAACGGGCGCTGGAGATATACGGCACGCCGATCTACGTTCGTCACGAAGTGGTGCATAATCGCTATGTGGTTAACGGGTTACGTGAGCGTGGCGCGATATTCATCGAGCAGCTCAATGACGTGCCGGATGGTTCGATTCTGATTTTCTCTGCGCATGGCGTTTCTCAGGCGGTGCGCGCTGAAGCAAAAAGCCGTGATTTGACGGTCTTTGACGCCACCTGTCCTTTAGTGACCAAAGTGCATATGGAAGTAGCCCGGGCCAGCCGCAAAGGCACTGAGGCGATTCTTATCGGGCATGCGGGTCATCCTGAAGTGGAAGGCACGATGGGTCAGTACAGTAACGCCGAGGGCGGGATGTACCTGGTTGAGTCGCCCGAAGATGTCTGGCAGTTGCAGGTCAAGGATGCAACCAACCTCTGCTTTATGACGCAGACAACGTTATCGGTTGACGATACATCGGCGGTGATTGACGCGCTGCGCGCACGGTTCCCGCAAATTGTCGGTCCGCGTAAAGATGATATCTGCTATGCCACCACGAATCGTCAGGAAGCGGTGCGCAATCTGGCGGAGGAAGCGGATGTCGTGCTGGTGGTAGGGTCAAGGAACTCTTCCAATTCCAACCGTCTGGCTGAATTGGCTCAGCGGGCGGGCAAGGCGGCCTATCTGATAGATGCGGCGGAAGACATTCAGGAAAGCTGGTTAATCGGCGTATCGCGCGTCGGCGTTACGGCAGGCGCCTCCGCGCCGGATATTCTGGTTCAGCAGGTCATTAAACGTTTACAGGCGCTAGGCGGCAGGATTGCTGTTGAAATGCAGGGGCGTGAAGAGAATATCGTCTTTGAAGTACCGAAAGAGCTACGTGTGGAAGTGAAACAAGTCGATTAA